AAAAATGAAAAAATTTTAACTGCCAAAATATTCAGCATAAAACATGTTGACATTACCAAACTACAATTATAGCATGGATATAACTACATACGTAGTCTGAGTAAATTGCCTTTGGAGGTTTCATGCATGAATCAAATACCACCCATTACGGATGCAGAACTGGAAATCATGCGCGTCTTATGGGCCAATCCGAATTGCCCTTCCAGTGAGGTCGTAAAACAAATGACGGATCTGATGGGGTGGAGCCCGAATACGACCCGGACGCTCCTCAGTCGTCTGGTGCAGAAGGAAGCGGCGGGTGCGAAGCTGGAAAAGGGTTCGAAGCGCATCCAACTATTTTATCCTATCATCAGCGAGCAGGAGTATCTGCGGTCCGAAACCAAATCCTTCATAAAAAAACTGTACGGCGGAGCATTAAAGCCGATGCTGGCTAATTTTTTGCAGGATAAAAAGCTGAATGCGCAGGAAATCGAGGATCTGAAGGCTTTATTTGACGAGAAGCGGAGCGACGGAGAACCAGAAAAAAGAGATACCTGATGACTCCATCATAGCATGCATGTTTATGGTCAGTTTTTGACTGGGTGATTCGCGCATCGTTCATGGCCGGCATCCTGATCGTGCTTGTCCTTAGCCTGCAATTTCTGCTGCGAAGCCATCCAATGACATCGAGCTTTCAGCAATCACTTGAGACATAGATTGTTTCACCTTCCAACTGGAATTAGCTTGAAGATCTCATTTACAGTAGTGAGACATATATCTTGGGGATTTGGATCAGTAAAGCATTCACTATGTATTTAAATTTCTTATCAATTGCTACTTTGGGAAACGCGTGAAAGCGATCGTAACATGAAAAAGGGCTAAGTCAAATATTTGACTTAGCCCTTTTTCAAATGTTGCGGAATGCATGCATCATCCAAGCTACACTTACTGATAACGCAACAAAAAAAACGGCTAACGCCGTTATTCACTTGTACGGTTTAGCGTACGTCTGATGGCTCATCCGCAACCTTAAGTTTATCGTTAAGCACATTATCCTCAAGCACGCTGAATTTGTCACCGTATACTTT
Above is a window of Paenibacillus uliginis N3/975 DNA encoding:
- a CDS encoding BlaI/MecI/CopY family transcriptional regulator produces the protein MNQIPPITDAELEIMRVLWANPNCPSSEVVKQMTDLMGWSPNTTRTLLSRLVQKEAAGAKLEKGSKRIQLFYPIISEQEYLRSETKSFIKKLYGGALKPMLANFLQDKKLNAQEIEDLKALFDEKRSDGEPEKRDT